Sequence from the Rhodoflexus caldus genome:
ACGAAAGCATCCTTCAATATGTACTTGAAAATGAATCTTTTGTAGGCAAAGCACCTATGATTAAGGGCGATAAAGTAAGCCCGCATATTTTCCCTGAGTTAGTGATTGATTTAGACTACATTTTTGAGTCGGAAAAATTGTAACTTACGCGCTACTCACCGGGTTTTATTTGAAAAAAACTGCTCAACAACCATGAATACAACTTATGCTGAAGCAGGCATTGCAGCCATTACGGATGTATTTGCCGCCCAACAAAAAACAGCGATTAGGCTGCGCAAAAGCACTGCTGATGAACGCATTGCCAAGCTCAAAAAGTTAGCCGCAACCATAGAAAAATACGAATCGGCATTTATTGAAGCCATGTATGCCGATTTCCGCAAGCCTCGTCAGGAGGTGATAGCCACCGAAATACTGCCTACGCTGATGGATACGCGCCACGCTATTTCCAATTTGCGCAAGTGGATGAAACCCAAGCGCGTAGGCACGCCTGCTTCGCTGTTTGGTGCAAGTTCCTACGTGCAATACGAACCCAAAGGCGTATCGCTGATTATTGCCCCTTGGAACTACCCGATTTATTTAGTTTTCGGGCCATTGGTTTATGCCATCGCCGCGGGCTGTACCGCAATGGTGAAACCCTCCGAACTTACGCCCAACACCTCCGCCGTTATCGGTCGCGTCATAGCGGAAGCCTTCGGAAAGGAGGAAATAGCCTGTTTTGAGGGAGGCGTGGAAGTTTCTACCGCCTTGTTGGAGTTGCCTTTCAATCATATTTTCTTCACAGGAAGCCCCGCCATCGGCAAGGTAGTGATGCAGGCAGCCGCCAAACATCTTACCTCCGTAACGCTGGAACTGGGCGGCAAATCGCCCGCTTTCATAGACGAAAGCACCGACCTGAAAGATGCCGCCGAAAAATTGGTTTGGGGTAAGTTCGTGAACAACGGACAAACCTGCGTAGCACCGGACTACCTTTTGGTAAAGCGCGAAAGGCAAGAGGCGCTCATCAATGAAATGAAAAATGTCATTGAAAAGTACTACAATGCCGACCGTCAGGGGGTTGAGTGTTCCTCATCCTATGCGCGCATTGTAAACGACCGCCACTTTCAGCGCATCAGCCAACTCATTGCCGATGCTTTGGAAAAAGGTGCTCACATAGAAACCGGCGGCAAAACCATTGCCGAAGAACGTTTCATTGCGCCGACAATTCTGACCAATGTTACCACGCATATGAAAATTATGCAGGAGGAAATTTTCGGCCCCGTGCTGCCTGTTATTACCTACGACAACCTCGGCGAGGCCATTGACTTTGTGAACAGCATGGAAAAACCGCTGGCGTTGTACGTATTCAGCAAGAGTAACGAAAAAATCAACCGCATTTTGCAGGAAACCTCTGCGGGCGGCACTTGCGTAAACGATTGTGTGGTGCATCTGGTTAATCACGACCTGCCGTTTGGCGGAGTAAACAACAGCGGTATCGGCAAAACACACGGCTTTTACGGCTTTGAGGCTTTCTCCAACACACGCGCCGTATTGCGTCAGCGCGTAGGTTTTACTACCGTCAAAACCTTGTACCCTCCTTACGGCGAGAAGATAGACAGTATGTTAAAAATGATGCGGCGCTTTTTTGCATAAATTTGCCGCATGAACAACTCAGCTAAACTCAGAATTGCTATTCAGAAGTCGGGGCGGCTTAGCGAAGACTCCCTGCAAATGATTAAAGAATGTGGCATCAGCTTTAAAAACGGCATAGGCGCGCTTAAAGCTGAGGCCACTAATTTCCCCATGGAGTTTTTATTGCTCCGCGATGACGACATACCGGGCTATGTGGCCGACGGCGTAGCCGACATCGGTATTGTAGGCGAAAATGTACTGGCCGAAAAACAACGCGATGTGGTAGTTGCCCATAAACTCGGTTTTTCTAAATGCCGCCTTTCCATCGCCATACCCAAAAGTGAGCCTTATGAAGGCGTTCACCAGTTAGACGGCAAGCGCATTGCCACCTCCTACCCGAAAATTCTGGAAACATTCCTGCGCAATAACAATGTGCAGGCAGAAATACACGAAATCAGCGGCTCTGTGGAAATTGCCCCGGGCATAGGTCTTGCCGATGCCATTTGCGATATTGTCAGCTCCGGCAGTACACTGTTTACCAACGGTTTGAAAGAGGTGCAGCCCATTTTCCAGTCGGAAGCAGTGCTTATCAGCCGCCCCGATATGGCAGGGGAACAACGGGCACTGTTAGACAAACTGCTGTTCCGCATTCGCTCAGTGCAGGCCGCGCGCAACAACAAATACATCCTGCTCAATGCCCCCGAGTCAAAGATAGAAGTCATTAAATCCCTCATTCCGGGTATGAAAAGCCCCAGCATACTGCCACTGGCAGAACCCGGATGGGTTTCCATGCACTCGGTTATCAATGAGAACGATTTTTGGGAGGTGATTGAAAAATTACAGGCCGAAGGAGCGCAAGGCATATTAGTTGTGCCCATAGAAAAAATGATTCTCTAAAACAAAGAATTTATTGCATTGAGGCAAGATGACACAATCGCTGTGTCGTCTTGCTTTTTTTGATTATCTTGCATTGATAATTTGTTTTCAAAACACCTTCATTGAACATCGGATTGTTTCATTATTACCAAGTAAACTTTCACATGAAAAAACTCCTGCTCACAGGTTTGTCAGGGTTGGTCATGAGCGGCATGCTGTATGCACAATCGCCCAAAACCAATTCCGTTGAGTTAGAGCGCCTTGCTCGCGATTTCCAACAAGCCCACAACAGCGAAATGGAAAAAGCGCGTGTCATTATCAAGCGCTGGGGCATCCCCGAAGTAATCAGCTATCCTGACGGCACGGTAGCATCGCTGAACGGTTTGGATGATGCAGGCTACCCCGAATACCTCATCACCTACAACAACACGCGTGCCGCAGCCACTACCAACACCACCGCACTTTGGCAGGGCGGCAGTCTGGGGCTTAATCTGAGCGGCAGAAGCGAGTTTATGAACGGCAGACTGGGCATTTGGGAAGCAGGCGGCAACGTACTGACCACCCACGAGGAAATGACAGGTCGCGTAACGATTGCCGATGATGAGCGCACCCCATCCAGCCATGCCACCCACGTGGCCGGAACAATGATTGCAGCCGGTATCAACCCTATTGCACGCGGTATGGCATTTGGTGCACAGCTTCGCGCCTACGGTTCTAATAATGATATCACCGAAATGACAACTGCCTCAAATGGCGGGCTGCTTGTCTCCAACCACTCCTACGGAGCAATTGCCGGTTGGTACAACAACCCTTCGCGTTCCGGTACGGCCGATAACCCGCGCTGGGAATGGCACGGAGACCCAACAGTAAACGGTACGGAAGACTGGAAGTTCGGATTTTACGACACCCGCTGCC
This genomic interval carries:
- a CDS encoding aldehyde dehydrogenase family protein: MNTTYAEAGIAAITDVFAAQQKTAIRLRKSTADERIAKLKKLAATIEKYESAFIEAMYADFRKPRQEVIATEILPTLMDTRHAISNLRKWMKPKRVGTPASLFGASSYVQYEPKGVSLIIAPWNYPIYLVFGPLVYAIAAGCTAMVKPSELTPNTSAVIGRVIAEAFGKEEIACFEGGVEVSTALLELPFNHIFFTGSPAIGKVVMQAAAKHLTSVTLELGGKSPAFIDESTDLKDAAEKLVWGKFVNNGQTCVAPDYLLVKRERQEALINEMKNVIEKYYNADRQGVECSSSYARIVNDRHFQRISQLIADALEKGAHIETGGKTIAEERFIAPTILTNVTTHMKIMQEEIFGPVLPVITYDNLGEAIDFVNSMEKPLALYVFSKSNEKINRILQETSAGGTCVNDCVVHLVNHDLPFGGVNNSGIGKTHGFYGFEAFSNTRAVLRQRVGFTTVKTLYPPYGEKIDSMLKMMRRFFA
- the hisG gene encoding ATP phosphoribosyltransferase — encoded protein: MNNSAKLRIAIQKSGRLSEDSLQMIKECGISFKNGIGALKAEATNFPMEFLLLRDDDIPGYVADGVADIGIVGENVLAEKQRDVVVAHKLGFSKCRLSIAIPKSEPYEGVHQLDGKRIATSYPKILETFLRNNNVQAEIHEISGSVEIAPGIGLADAICDIVSSGSTLFTNGLKEVQPIFQSEAVLISRPDMAGEQRALLDKLLFRIRSVQAARNNKYILLNAPESKIEVIKSLIPGMKSPSILPLAEPGWVSMHSVINENDFWEVIEKLQAEGAQGILVVPIEKMIL